The segment TTCCGACATCTGCTCGCGGATCTTCGCGACCTTCTTGTCGTTGATCTCAGCCTTCGGCGCCGACTTCTGGAACTTGGCGTGCAGCGAACGCAGTTCTTCCATGCGGCGCTTCACTTCTTCCGGATCCGGACCGGTCGGGCCGGCTTCCTCTTCCTCGGCGGCGCCTTCGACTTCTTCGTCTTCGCTGTCGGCGTCGGCGTCGGTCGCTTCCGAGTCGGCGTCGGCCGCGGCGGCCTGGGCTTCGTCAGCGGCGGCTTCCAGGTCGGCGAAGCCGGCCAGGATTTCGCTCAGGCGGCGCTTGCCTTCCAGGTGCTGGTCGTATTCCTCAAGCAGCAGCTGGATGGTGAGCGGGAACGAGGACAGCGCGGTCTGGACCTGGTTCAGGCCTTCTTCGATGCGCTTGGCGATGGCGATTTCGCCTTCGCGGGTGAGCAGCTCGACCGTACCCATCTCACGCATGTACATGCGGACCGGGTCGGTGGTGCGGCCTACTTCCGAGTCGACGGCCGAGAGCAGGGCCACGGCTTCTTCGGCCGCGGACTCGTCGTCCGTGCCGGAGCCGGGGGCACCGCCATCGCTGATCGTATCGGTGTCGGGCGCGGAATCGTGGACCTCGATGCCGACGCCCTTGAGCACCGCCATGATGTCTTCGATCTGCTCCGGATCGACAATGTCGTCGGGCAGGTGGTCATTGATTTCGGCATACGTCAGGTAGCCCTGCTCCAGACCCTTGGAGATGAGCTGCTTGATTTCAGACTGTTGCTCGTGAGCTTTGTTAGTCATGCCGACCGCCGCGGGTTACAGGAACCGATCAGTATAGTCATTTGATGATTTTTTGACCAGTTTTCAAGTGGATTGGCTCCATCGACAGGACGCAAGAATCGGGCCAGATTACCTTTCGGGGCGGGCGCTTGCGTGGCGATGGGGAACGGGTGAGGAGTGCACAGACCCCACGCTGGGGCCTCAGCGCACCTCCAGGCGGAAGGTGACCGGGCCGTCATTAATCAGGTGTACCTTCATATGGGCACCAAAGCGCCCGGTTTCCACCCCCGGGGGGTGGGCATCACGGGCCAGGGCCACCAGCCGGTCGAACCAGCGCAGGCCAACCTCCGGCGGCGCCGCCGTGGTGAAGCTGGGGCGCATGCCCTTGCGGGTATCGGCGGCCAGGGTGAACTGGCTGACCAGGAGCAGGCCGCCGCCGGTCTCGGCCAGGCCAAGATTCATCTTGCCCTCGGCGTCCGGGAACACCCGGTAGCCCAGCAGGCGCTCCAGCATGCGCTGGCACTGCGCCTCGCCATCGGCCGGCTCCACCGCGACGAGCGCCAGCAGCCCGGCGCCGATGGCGCCCACGGTCTGCCCGTCAACCTCGACGCGCGCGGCTTCGACACGCTGGATGAGTGCAATCATGGTGTTCTGTAGCGGCGGATGGGCGCCAAGCTTAAAGGAGCGGTTACCATCCGGGGAATGCGTCCGGACATTTACCTCCTTTACCTCCTGCTGCGCGTGGTCAGCCTGTTTCCCCTGCGTACCGTGCATGCCGTCGGGGCGTGGATCGGCCGCCGCTCGCTGCGCTCGAACTCGCGCAGTGCCCGCTACACGGCGACCAACCTGCGCCTGACCCGCCCGGCGCTTGCCGCGGCCGAGCGCGCCGAGCTCCTGCGCCGGACGATGGAGGAAGAGGGCAAGGGCGCCACCGAAATCGCCGCCATCTGGGGCGGCGGCTCCGACAAGGCCCTGGGCCAGGTGCGCGAGGTGGTTGGCGGCGAGCTGTTCGAGGCCGCGCTGGCGTCGGGCAAGGGCGTGATCATCGCCGCGCCCCACCT is part of the Luteibacter pinisoli genome and harbors:
- the dtd gene encoding D-aminoacyl-tRNA deacylase; this encodes MIALIQRVEAARVEVDGQTVGAIGAGLLALVAVEPADGEAQCQRMLERLLGYRVFPDAEGKMNLGLAETGGGLLLVSQFTLAADTRKGMRPSFTTAAPPEVGLRWFDRLVALARDAHPPGVETGRFGAHMKVHLINDGPVTFRLEVR